A part of Quatrionicoccus australiensis genomic DNA contains:
- a CDS encoding GNAT family N-acetyltransferase, which translates to MENIRKEAGRDRPKRHQLAVGFARSPSDILEAQRLRYRVFAGEMGANLPSRTPGVDHDIYDPYCEHLVVRDTQSGEVVGTYRILSPENARQIGYYSENEFDLTRLQHLRPRLVEIGRSCVHPDYRTGATITLLWSGLAQYMTEKGYDYLTGCASISMADGGHAAASLYNRLSEYLGPQEYRVFPRCPLPLAALQQDRPAETPPLIKGYLRAGAWICGEPAWDPDFNTADLPILLPMAKVSNRYAKHYLGQAD; encoded by the coding sequence ATGGAAAATATCCGCAAGGAAGCGGGTCGCGATCGTCCCAAACGCCATCAGCTCGCGGTCGGTTTTGCGCGCAGCCCGAGTGACATTCTCGAAGCGCAGCGCCTGCGCTACCGCGTCTTCGCCGGCGAGATGGGTGCCAACCTGCCGAGCCGTACGCCGGGCGTCGATCACGACATCTACGACCCGTACTGCGAGCACCTGGTGGTGCGCGACACGCAAAGCGGCGAAGTGGTCGGTACCTATCGCATCCTGTCGCCGGAAAACGCGCGCCAGATCGGCTACTACTCCGAAAACGAATTCGACCTGACCCGCCTGCAGCACCTGCGGCCGCGCCTGGTCGAGATCGGCCGCTCCTGCGTGCATCCCGATTACCGCACCGGCGCGACGATTACCCTGCTCTGGTCCGGCCTCGCCCAGTACATGACCGAGAAAGGCTACGACTACCTGACCGGCTGCGCCTCGATCAGCATGGCCGACGGCGGACATGCTGCTGCCAGCTTGTATAATCGCCTGTCCGAATATCTGGGACCGCAGGAATACCGCGTTTTCCCGCGCTGCCCGCTGCCGCTGGCCGCCCTGCAGCAGGACCGGCCGGCCGAAACGCCGCCGCTGATCAAGGGTTACCTGCGTGCCGGCGCGTGGATTTGCGGTGAGCCGGCATGGGATCCCGATTTCAACACGGCCGACCTGCCCATCCTGTTGCCGATGGCCAAGGTTTCCAATCGTTACGCCAAGCATTACCTGGGGCAAGCAGACTGA
- a CDS encoding carbohydrate kinase family protein: MTTLICGSLAFDNIMVFPDRFKNHILPEQIHILNVSFLVPELRREYGGCAANIAYNLMLLGGEPMIMATVGDDAMPYLERLDKFGLPRTHVRQVPGTFTAQCFITTDLDDNQITAFHPGAMTFSHLNKVEQVKGAKLGIVAPDGREGMMQHARDFAAAGVPFIFDPGQGLPMFNGDELLDFLQLADYACFNDYEAKLACDRTGRSLEQLAKEVKALIVTRGGEGSEIYADGQRIEIPCVEAEQVLDPTGCGDAYRSGLLYGIVNGYDWLTTGRLAAVMGAIKIAHRGGQNHQPSREEIGARYQRAFGSLPW; encoded by the coding sequence ATGACTACCCTGATCTGCGGTTCGCTGGCTTTCGACAACATCATGGTCTTTCCCGACCGCTTCAAGAACCACATCCTGCCCGAGCAGATCCACATTCTGAACGTTTCCTTTCTGGTGCCCGAACTGCGCCGCGAATACGGTGGCTGCGCCGCCAATATCGCCTACAACCTGATGTTGCTTGGTGGCGAGCCGATGATCATGGCCACGGTCGGCGATGACGCGATGCCCTATCTTGAGCGTCTCGACAAGTTTGGTTTGCCGCGCACACATGTCCGTCAGGTGCCTGGTACTTTCACGGCGCAGTGTTTCATCACTACCGACCTCGACGACAACCAGATCACCGCCTTCCACCCGGGCGCGATGACGTTCTCGCACCTCAACAAGGTCGAGCAGGTCAAGGGCGCCAAACTCGGCATCGTCGCACCGGATGGCCGTGAAGGCATGATGCAGCACGCGCGCGACTTCGCTGCGGCCGGCGTGCCGTTCATCTTCGATCCGGGTCAGGGTCTGCCGATGTTCAACGGCGACGAGCTGCTCGATTTCCTGCAGCTCGCCGACTACGCCTGTTTCAACGACTACGAAGCCAAGCTGGCTTGCGACCGCACCGGGCGCAGCCTGGAACAGCTCGCCAAGGAAGTGAAGGCGCTGATCGTCACCCGCGGTGGCGAAGGTTCCGAGATCTACGCCGATGGCCAGCGTATCGAAATTCCCTGCGTCGAAGCCGAGCAGGTGCTCGATCCGACCGGTTGCGGCGATGCCTACCGTTCCGGCCTGCTCTACGGCATCGTCAATGGCTACGACTGGCTGACGACCGGCCGTCTGGCGGCGGTGATGGGCGCGATCAAGATCGCGCATCGCGGCGGCCAGAACCACCAGCCGAGCCGCGAGGAGATCGGTGCGCGTTACCAGCGCGCTTTCGGTTCCCTGCCCTGGTAA
- a CDS encoding DUF3426 domain-containing protein, with the protein MRTRCPACNTVFRVTSEQLRLKAGKVRCGHCQTLFNAFDQLITETAPVEAAPVPAVDESPALVAGSDIPENPATFAEVEDRILPEPEPEPEPEPEPEPEPEPEPEPEPEPEPEPEPEPEPEPEPEPEPEAPAEVVTEPAVDLPEEPDLPPVERLDAELAESPEESTLAAREAGLVAIRELTDSQSHNRWAAGTLASSGLGAFDSGHARPAVWPFVLVSFLLLLTLLAQLLFHFRTDVVRRLPDAAALYELLEVDVPLSRNVELVTIEASDLQADNQRGMFVLQATLRNRATYAQDWPALELTLTDTHDTVVSRRVLAAVDYLPPGVSPAAFPANGETAVRLWIEARDIGAAGYRLYVFYP; encoded by the coding sequence ATGCGGACACGCTGCCCGGCTTGCAACACGGTTTTCCGTGTTACCTCCGAGCAGTTGCGCCTCAAGGCGGGAAAGGTCCGTTGCGGACATTGCCAGACCCTGTTCAATGCCTTTGATCAGCTGATTACCGAAACGGCACCGGTTGAAGCGGCACCGGTGCCGGCGGTTGATGAATCTCCGGCGCTTGTTGCTGGCAGCGATATTCCGGAAAATCCTGCCACGTTCGCCGAAGTAGAAGACAGAATCCTGCCGGAACCGGAACCGGAACCGGAACCGGAACCGGAACCGGAACCGGAACCGGAACCTGAGCCTGAGCCTGAGCCTGAGCCTGAGCCTGAGCCTGAGCCTGAGCCTGAGCCTGAGCCTGAGCCTGAGCCTGAGCCTGAGGCGCCGGCCGAAGTTGTGACCGAGCCAGCGGTCGACCTGCCGGAAGAGCCCGATTTGCCACCGGTCGAGCGTCTTGATGCCGAGCTCGCCGAGTCGCCCGAAGAGAGCACGCTGGCCGCCCGCGAGGCGGGTCTGGTTGCCATACGCGAGCTCACCGACAGTCAAAGCCACAACCGCTGGGCCGCCGGTACCCTGGCCAGCAGCGGTCTGGGGGCTTTCGACAGTGGCCATGCCCGGCCGGCCGTCTGGCCGTTCGTGCTGGTTTCCTTCCTGCTCCTGCTGACTTTGCTGGCGCAGTTGCTGTTCCATTTCCGCACCGATGTCGTGCGCCGTTTGCCGGATGCTGCCGCGCTCTACGAGCTGCTGGAGGTCGACGTGCCCTTGTCGCGCAATGTCGAGCTGGTCACGATCGAAGCCTCCGATCTGCAGGCCGACAATCAGCGCGGCATGTTCGTGTTGCAGGCGACGCTGCGCAATCGCGCCACCTATGCGCAGGACTGGCCGGCCCTTGAACTGACCCTGACCGATACCCACGACACCGTCGTTTCGCGGCGCGTGCTGGCGGCGGTCGACTATTTGCCGCCGGGTGTTTCGCCGGCCGCGTTCCCAGCCAATGGCGAGACTGCCGTTCGCTTGTGGATCGAGGCGCGTGACATCGGCGCTGCCGGTTACCGGCTTTACGTCTTTTATCCCTGA
- the prmA gene encoding 50S ribosomal protein L11 methyltransferase, with the protein MAWQSVSFLTDASRAEPLCDALLEAGALAASIEDADAGTPDEQPQFGEPGSVNSPGWAHSRVVALLEADADAHALLAEAGAAIGLDEVPAFSIETVEEQNWVQLTQSQFDPIRVSERLWIVPSWHESPDPAAVNLILDPGMAFGTGSHPTTRLCLEWLERTVSADCTVLDYGCGSGILAIAAARLGAGRVAGVDIDPQAVEAAKANAERNGVTALFADSAQPVAGEYDLVVANILSNPLRVLAPAICAHVRSGGRLALSGILREQAEEIIGIYAQWLPLQVADTREDWVCLSGVKP; encoded by the coding sequence ATGGCTTGGCAAAGTGTCAGTTTCCTGACCGACGCCTCGCGCGCCGAACCGCTCTGCGACGCCCTGCTCGAAGCCGGTGCGCTGGCAGCCAGCATCGAGGATGCCGACGCCGGCACGCCGGACGAGCAGCCGCAGTTCGGCGAGCCGGGCTCGGTCAACTCGCCGGGCTGGGCGCATTCGCGCGTCGTTGCCTTGCTTGAGGCCGATGCCGATGCGCATGCGCTGCTTGCCGAGGCTGGTGCAGCGATCGGTCTGGACGAGGTGCCCGCGTTTTCCATCGAAACGGTCGAAGAGCAGAATTGGGTGCAGCTGACCCAGTCGCAGTTCGATCCGATCCGCGTTTCCGAACGTCTGTGGATCGTGCCGTCCTGGCACGAATCGCCCGATCCGGCAGCGGTCAACCTGATTCTCGACCCGGGAATGGCCTTCGGCACCGGTTCGCATCCGACCACCCGGCTTTGCCTGGAGTGGCTGGAGCGTACGGTCAGTGCCGATTGCACCGTGCTCGACTATGGCTGCGGCTCCGGCATTCTGGCGATTGCTGCGGCACGTTTGGGTGCCGGGCGTGTTGCCGGGGTCGACATCGATCCGCAGGCGGTTGAGGCGGCCAAGGCCAATGCCGAGCGTAACGGCGTTACCGCCCTGTTCGCCGATTCGGCGCAGCCGGTGGCCGGCGAGTACGATCTGGTCGTTGCCAATATCCTGTCCAACCCCTTGCGCGTGCTGGCGCCGGCGATCTGTGCCCATGTCCGCTCCGGCGGTCGTCTGGCGCTGTCCGGCATCCTGCGCGAGCAGGCCGAGGAAATCATCGGCATCTACGCGCAGTGGCTGCCGCTGCAGGTCGCCGATACGCGCGAGGACTGGGTCTGCCTGAGTGGGGTCAAGCCCTGA
- the accC gene encoding acetyl-CoA carboxylase biotin carboxylase subunit translates to MFEKILIANRGEIALRIQRACRELGIKTVVVYSEADRHAKYVKLADESVCIGPASSTLSYLNVPAIISAAEVTDAQAIHPGYGFLSENADFAERVETSGFVFIGPRAETIRLMGDKVSAKAAMKEAGVPCVPGSDGALPEDPKEIVKIARAVGYPVIIKAAGGGGGRGMRVVHTEAALVNAVAMTRQEAGTFFGNPAVYMEKYLENPRHVEIQVLADEYKSAIYLGERDCSMQRRHQKVIEEAPAPHIPARLIARIGERCAEACRKIGYRGAGTFEFLYENGEFYFIEMNTRIQVEHPVTEMITGVDLVQEQIRVAAGEKLRYKQKDIVFRGHAIECRINAEDPFTFVPCPGKIEFYHPPGGPGIRVDTHIYQGYTVPSHYDSMVAKVIAYGDTREQAIRRMRIALSEMSIQGIKTNIPLHQELMQDARFVEGGTSIHYLEQKLADKGEVKN, encoded by the coding sequence ATGTTTGAAAAAATTCTGATCGCCAACCGCGGGGAAATTGCCCTGCGGATTCAGCGCGCCTGCCGCGAACTTGGCATCAAGACCGTCGTCGTCTATTCCGAGGCCGACCGTCACGCCAAGTACGTCAAGCTGGCCGACGAATCGGTCTGTATCGGCCCGGCTTCGTCGACGCTGAGCTATCTCAATGTGCCGGCGATCATTTCGGCTGCCGAAGTGACCGATGCCCAGGCCATTCACCCGGGCTACGGCTTCCTTTCGGAAAACGCCGATTTCGCCGAACGCGTCGAAACCTCCGGTTTCGTCTTCATCGGGCCGCGTGCCGAAACCATCCGCCTGATGGGCGACAAGGTTTCTGCCAAGGCAGCGATGAAGGAAGCCGGCGTCCCTTGCGTTCCCGGTTCCGATGGCGCCCTGCCGGAAGATCCGAAGGAAATCGTCAAGATTGCCCGTGCCGTTGGCTACCCGGTGATCATCAAGGCAGCCGGTGGCGGCGGTGGTCGCGGCATGCGTGTCGTGCATACCGAAGCTGCGCTGGTCAATGCCGTGGCGATGACCCGTCAGGAAGCCGGCACTTTCTTCGGCAACCCGGCGGTGTACATGGAAAAGTACCTGGAAAACCCGCGTCACGTGGAAATCCAGGTTCTCGCCGACGAGTACAAGAGTGCGATCTATCTCGGCGAACGCGACTGCTCGATGCAGCGCCGCCACCAGAAGGTCATCGAAGAAGCGCCGGCCCCGCATATTCCGGCCCGTCTGATCGCCCGCATCGGCGAGCGCTGTGCCGAAGCCTGCCGCAAGATCGGTTACCGTGGCGCTGGCACTTTCGAATTCCTCTATGAAAACGGCGAGTTCTATTTCATTGAAATGAACACCCGCATCCAGGTCGAACACCCGGTGACCGAAATGATCACCGGCGTCGATCTCGTCCAGGAACAGATCCGCGTTGCGGCCGGCGAGAAGCTGCGCTACAAGCAGAAGGACATCGTGTTCCGTGGTCATGCCATCGAATGCCGCATTAACGCCGAAGATCCCTTCACGTTCGTGCCCTGTCCCGGCAAGATCGAGTTCTATCACCCGCCCGGCGGTCCCGGTATCCGTGTCGATACGCACATCTACCAAGGCTATACCGTGCCGTCGCATTACGACTCCATGGTTGCCAAGGTCATCGCTTACGGCGATACCCGCGAGCAGGCCATCCGTCGCATGCGTATCGCGCTGTCCGAGATGAGCATCCAGGGCATCAAGACCAATATCCCGCTGCATCAGGAACTGATGCAGGACGCGCGCTTCGTCGAAGGTGGCACGAGCATTCACTACCTCGAACAGAAACTCGCCGACAAGGGCGAAGTGAAGAACTGA
- the accB gene encoding acetyl-CoA carboxylase biotin carboxyl carrier protein yields MDLRKLKKLIDLVQESGISELEVTEGEEKVRIAKHYGAVAAAPQQYYAAPAPVAPGAPAASSVNLDDEDDLPEGHVVKSPMVGTFYRSPSPGAEAFVQVGQSVKQGETLCIIEAMKLLNEIEADASGVVKAILLDNGEPVEFGEPLFVIG; encoded by the coding sequence ATGGATCTGCGTAAACTCAAGAAACTTATCGACCTCGTTCAGGAATCGGGTATCTCCGAGCTGGAAGTGACCGAGGGCGAAGAAAAAGTCCGTATCGCCAAGCATTACGGCGCCGTTGCCGCCGCGCCGCAGCAGTACTACGCCGCACCGGCTCCGGTTGCACCGGGTGCGCCGGCCGCCTCGTCGGTCAACCTCGATGACGAGGATGATCTGCCGGAAGGCCACGTCGTCAAGTCGCCGATGGTCGGTACCTTCTACCGCTCGCCGTCGCCGGGTGCCGAAGCTTTCGTGCAGGTCGGCCAGAGCGTCAAGCAGGGCGAAACCCTGTGCATCATCGAAGCCATGAAGCTGCTCAACGAGATCGAAGCCGACGCTTCCGGCGTGGTCAAGGCCATCCTGCTCGACAACGGCGAGCCGGTCGAATTTGGTGAACCGCTGTTCGTGATTGGCTAA
- the aroQ gene encoding type II 3-dehydroquinate dehydratase — protein sequence MKKQKTASKPVERARILVVHGPNLNLLGTREPEHYGRVTLSDINMALARMAEAAEVDLEAFQSNHEGALIERIHAAREQGVRAIIINPAAYTHTSVALRDALAAVAIPFVEVHLSNVHARESFRHHSYFSDLAVGVICGLGHEGYLLALEYLLNKINIE from the coding sequence ATGAAGAAGCAAAAAACCGCTTCCAAGCCGGTCGAAAGGGCTCGCATCCTGGTGGTGCATGGTCCGAATCTGAACCTGCTTGGCACTCGTGAACCCGAGCATTACGGTCGGGTTACCCTGTCCGACATCAACATGGCACTGGCCCGCATGGCGGAAGCTGCCGAGGTTGATCTCGAGGCCTTCCAGAGCAATCACGAAGGGGCCTTGATCGAGCGCATCCATGCCGCTCGCGAACAGGGCGTGCGCGCCATCATCATCAATCCTGCCGCCTACACGCATACCAGCGTGGCGCTGCGCGATGCGCTGGCCGCAGTGGCCATTCCGTTTGTCGAAGTGCATCTGTCCAATGTGCATGCGCGGGAGTCCTTCCGGCATCACTCGTACTTTTCCGATCTGGCCGTCGGCGTCATTTGCGGGCTGGGTCACGAGGGCTACCTGCTGGCGCTCGAGTACCTGCTCAACAAGATCAACATTGAATAG
- the mpl gene encoding UDP-N-acetylmuramate:L-alanyl-gamma-D-glutamyl-meso-diaminopimelate ligase, which translates to MHIHILGICGTFMGGVAQLAVAAGHRVTGCDANVYPPMSDQLRAAGVDLIEGFGIEQLALNPDVFVVGNAISRGNPLLEAVLDKGLPYVSGPQWLAENVLQGRWVLGVAGTHGKTTTSSMLAWILEDANMAPGFLIGGVPLNFGVSARLGDTPFFVIEADEYDTAFCDKRSKFVHYKPRTVVLNNLEFDHADIFADLAAIETQFHHLVRTLPASGLIVSNAGEASLERVLARGCWTPVERFNDTAGYRVTGDDASGELVLHGPQGEIGRCTWALSGEHNRANACAALLAARHVGVPLDKGLEALSRFVNVKRRMEVRGEVRGITVYDDFAHHPTAIATTVAGLRRKVGAARILAVFEPRSNTMKLGTMKSQLPDSLREVDLAFCYGGNLGWDAREALAPMGERAQVEDNLDELVGKIVAAARPGDQILVMSNGGFGGIHGKLLAALAN; encoded by the coding sequence ATGCACATTCACATTCTGGGTATCTGCGGCACCTTCATGGGCGGCGTCGCCCAACTGGCGGTTGCCGCCGGCCATCGCGTCACCGGCTGCGACGCCAATGTCTATCCGCCGATGAGCGACCAGTTGCGCGCTGCCGGGGTCGATCTGATCGAAGGTTTCGGTATTGAACAGCTGGCACTGAATCCGGACGTATTTGTCGTCGGCAACGCCATTTCGCGCGGCAACCCGCTGCTCGAAGCCGTGCTCGACAAGGGCCTGCCCTATGTTTCCGGACCACAATGGCTGGCCGAAAACGTGCTGCAGGGACGCTGGGTGCTCGGCGTCGCCGGCACGCACGGCAAGACGACGACCAGCTCGATGCTGGCCTGGATCCTCGAAGACGCCAATATGGCACCGGGTTTCCTGATCGGTGGCGTGCCGCTCAATTTTGGCGTCTCGGCCCGCCTCGGTGACACGCCCTTCTTCGTCATCGAAGCCGACGAATACGACACCGCCTTCTGCGACAAGCGCTCCAAGTTCGTGCATTACAAGCCGCGCACCGTGGTTTTGAACAACCTGGAATTTGATCACGCCGACATCTTCGCCGATCTGGCTGCCATCGAAACGCAGTTCCACCACCTCGTGCGCACCCTGCCTGCCTCCGGCCTGATCGTCTCGAATGCCGGCGAAGCCAGTCTCGAACGCGTGCTGGCGCGCGGCTGCTGGACGCCGGTCGAACGCTTCAACGATACGGCCGGTTATCGCGTCACTGGCGACGATGCCAGCGGCGAGCTGGTATTGCATGGCCCGCAAGGCGAGATCGGGCGCTGCACCTGGGCGCTGTCCGGCGAGCACAACCGCGCCAATGCCTGCGCCGCGCTGCTCGCGGCGCGCCACGTCGGCGTGCCACTGGACAAGGGGCTGGAAGCGCTTTCCCGTTTCGTGAATGTCAAACGCCGCATGGAAGTGCGTGGCGAAGTGCGCGGCATCACCGTGTATGACGATTTCGCACACCATCCGACGGCCATTGCCACCACGGTCGCCGGCCTGCGCCGCAAGGTGGGTGCCGCCCGCATCCTGGCCGTTTTCGAGCCGCGCTCCAACACCATGAAACTGGGCACGATGAAAAGCCAGTTGCCGGACAGCCTGCGCGAGGTCGATCTCGCCTTCTGCTACGGCGGCAATCTCGGCTGGGATGCCCGCGAAGCGCTGGCCCCGATGGGCGAACGCGCGCAGGTTGAAGACAATCTCGACGAACTTGTCGGCAAGATCGTTGCCGCGGCTCGTCCCGGCGACCAGATCCTGGTCATGAGCAACGGCGGTTTCGGCGGCATACACGGCAAGTTGCTGGCCGCATTGGCCAATTAG